A genomic window from Methanomassiliicoccales archaeon includes:
- a CDS encoding phosphoribosylanthranilate isomerase, translating to MTKVKICGIARPSDIEMARFADYLGFVVGSRSFRNLELKPAKELMSCTEQKKVMVTTSTDAALIVKMANYLEPDVVQVHSLMSPADLRFITRMVSGVVWGLVPIGNGHEEERLGRIRNCVSAAVLDTRDVPLNVPKEEEWGICRRLRDQVDPYPIILSGGLNPENVKEAVTAVHPFCVDVSSGVEYQYVKEPRLVRRFIRKVWEVKD from the coding sequence ATGACCAAGGTCAAAATATGCGGTATCGCAAGACCTTCGGACATAGAGATGGCCAGGTTTGCGGATTATTTAGGATTTGTCGTTGGTTCGCGCTCATTTCGCAACCTAGAGCTTAAACCTGCCAAGGAATTGATGTCGTGTACTGAACAAAAAAAGGTAATGGTTACAACCTCTACAGATGCTGCTCTTATAGTAAAAATGGCTAATTATCTTGAGCCAGATGTAGTTCAAGTACATAGCTTAATGAGTCCTGCTGATTTAAGATTCATAACTCGAATGGTGTCGGGAGTGGTTTGGGGACTGGTACCAATTGGAAATGGCCATGAAGAGGAACGTTTGGGGCGCATTAGGAATTGTGTAAGTGCCGCTGTGCTGGACACCAGAGACGTCCCCCTAAATGTGCCAAAAGAGGAGGAGTGGGGGATATGCCGTAGGCTAAGGGATCAAGTGGATCCATATCCTATAATATTATCAGGAGGTTTGAATCCTGAAAACGTCAAGGAAGCTGTGACTGCCGTCCATCCTTTTTGCGTTGATGTGTCCAGTGGAGTTGAATATCAATATGTTAAAGAACCAAGATTAGTACGCAGATTCATTCGCAAGGTTTGGGAAGTAAAAGATTAA